A DNA window from Terriglobia bacterium contains the following coding sequences:
- a CDS encoding carbon starvation protein A, whose protein sequence is MNVAGKGSWRRLSGGALWLIISIAGAGSLGAIALYRQEPINAMWLIVASVCVYLIGYRFYSRFIALKVMELDDRRATPAERLDDGRDFVPTNKWVLLGHHFAAIAGPGPLVGPTLAAQLGYLPGTLWIVIGAVLGGCVQDFVILFASMRRNGKSLGQIAKEEVGPLSGFTALFAIISILTILLAVIALVVTNALKSSPWGTFTLAMTIPIAMLMGIYMRFLRPGKVLETSLLGFVLVMSAVVGGQYVAHVPALASLFTFDARHLALLIIAYGFAASVLPVWLLLAPRDYLSTFVKLGTIFLLALGILWVRPTLQMPALTRFIDGTGPVFAGKIFPFAFITIACGAVSGFHSLISSGTTPKLITKESQARLIGYGSMAMESFVAIMAMIAACVLQPGVYFAINSPAGIVGANPAAATATISSWGYPVSAPQMAEIAGMVGEGSLFARTGGAPSLAVGIAHIFSGTLGGKALMAIWYHFAIMFEALFILTVLDAGSRVGRFLLQDLLGHFWRPLGRTSWYPSVFLSSGLIVGAWGYFLYQGVTDPLGGINSLWPLFGIANQLLAVVALSVGTTILIKMNKARFAWVTLIPMVWLVLATQTAGYQKMFYPDPRVGFLAEAERLSGLLAGGMIPAAQVASTERLIFNNRLDAAVTALFALLVLVIVLDSAREWLAILGRRKVPVLRESEYVASVLVGE, encoded by the coding sequence ATGAACGTTGCAGGCAAGGGAAGTTGGCGACGGCTGTCGGGCGGTGCTCTCTGGCTCATCATCAGTATTGCGGGCGCGGGATCACTGGGCGCCATTGCGCTCTACCGGCAGGAACCCATAAACGCGATGTGGCTGATCGTTGCTTCCGTGTGCGTCTATCTGATCGGTTATCGTTTTTACAGCCGCTTTATTGCCCTCAAGGTGATGGAATTGGATGACCGGCGGGCCACACCGGCGGAGCGGCTCGATGACGGCCGCGACTTCGTCCCCACCAACAAATGGGTGCTGTTGGGCCACCACTTCGCCGCCATTGCCGGGCCCGGGCCCCTCGTCGGACCCACGCTTGCGGCACAGCTCGGCTACCTGCCGGGCACTCTCTGGATCGTGATTGGCGCGGTTCTGGGGGGCTGTGTCCAGGACTTCGTGATTCTTTTTGCCTCGATGCGGCGCAACGGCAAGTCGCTGGGCCAGATCGCCAAGGAAGAGGTGGGACCGCTGTCCGGTTTCACCGCTCTTTTTGCCATCATTTCCATCTTGACCATTCTTCTGGCGGTCATTGCCCTGGTCGTGACCAACGCTCTGAAATCCAGCCCGTGGGGCACGTTCACCCTGGCAATGACGATTCCGATTGCAATGCTGATGGGGATCTATATGCGCTTCCTGCGCCCGGGGAAGGTCCTGGAAACTTCCCTGCTGGGTTTTGTGCTGGTCATGTCGGCCGTCGTGGGCGGCCAATATGTCGCACACGTTCCGGCACTGGCGTCGCTGTTTACATTCGACGCACGCCATCTGGCGCTGCTCATCATCGCGTACGGATTTGCCGCCTCCGTCCTGCCTGTCTGGCTGCTCCTGGCGCCGCGCGACTACCTCAGCACCTTCGTCAAACTGGGCACCATTTTTCTCCTGGCGCTGGGCATCCTGTGGGTGCGGCCCACCTTGCAGATGCCCGCGCTGACACGGTTCATTGACGGGACCGGCCCGGTCTTCGCCGGAAAAATCTTCCCCTTTGCCTTCATTACAATTGCCTGCGGCGCGGTGTCGGGCTTCCACTCGCTGATCTCATCGGGGACCACACCCAAGCTCATCACCAAGGAAAGCCAGGCGCGCCTGATCGGTTACGGCTCGATGGCGATGGAATCCTTCGTCGCGATCATGGCCATGATAGCCGCCTGCGTCCTCCAGCCCGGAGTCTACTTTGCCATCAACAGCCCGGCGGGCATCGTGGGAGCCAATCCCGCAGCGGCAACGGCCACTATTTCCTCCTGGGGCTATCCTGTCAGCGCTCCGCAAATGGCGGAGATCGCGGGCATGGTGGGAGAAGGCAGCCTGTTCGCACGCACCGGCGGAGCACCGTCGCTGGCGGTAGGCATCGCACACATCTTCTCCGGAACCCTGGGCGGGAAGGCGCTGATGGCCATCTGGTATCACTTCGCAATCATGTTCGAGGCGCTCTTCATACTCACGGTCCTTGACGCCGGCAGCCGCGTCGGCAGGTTCCTGCTTCAGGACCTCCTCGGGCATTTTTGGCGGCCGCTTGGACGGACGAGCTGGTATCCGAGCGTCTTTTTGTCGAGCGGGCTGATCGTCGGCGCGTGGGGCTATTTTCTGTATCAGGGCGTGACCGATCCGCTGGGCGGGATCAACAGCTTGTGGCCGCTTTTCGGCATCGCCAACCAGTTGCTGGCCGTCGTGGCGCTCAGCGTGGGCACGACGATCCTCATCAAGATGAACAAAGCGCGTTTTGCCTGGGTGACGCTGATTCCCATGGTCTGGCTGGTGCTCGCCACGCAGACGGCGGGCTATCAGAAGATGTTTTATCCCGATCCACGGGTCGGCTTTCTGGCCGAAGCGGAACGCCTGAGCGGCCTGCTCGCCGGCGGCATGATCCCTGCCGCCCAGGTTGCCTCCACCGAACGGCTGATCTTCAACAACCGGCTCGATGCGGCGGTTACTGCGTTGTTTGCGCTGCTGGTGCTGGTCATCGTGCTGGATTCTGCCCGTGAATGGCTGGCGATTCTGGGGCGGCGCAAAGTCCCCGTGCTGCGCGAGTCGGAGTATGTGGCGTCGGTTCTGGTGGGGGAATGA
- a CDS encoding YbdD/YjiX family protein has translation MKMRFLHAVWKILAELTGEADYPRYCAHLRARHPGQRVPSKREFFLMRLEEKYTRPTRCC, from the coding sequence ATGAAGATGAGATTTCTGCACGCCGTCTGGAAGATACTGGCCGAACTTACCGGTGAAGCGGACTACCCACGGTATTGCGCGCACCTGCGCGCGCGCCACCCCGGGCAGAGGGTGCCCTCGAAGCGCGAGTTCTTCCTGATGCGTCTGGAGGAAAAATACACCCGCCCCACCCGCTGCTGCTGA
- a CDS encoding sigma-70 family RNA polymerase sigma factor translates to MRAREESVDETDEEPTREIKGLLELKVEGPEADANKLAPYDPLKRYLYEIGKFSPLSREEEHELAVLYHKTGDHQAAYRLITSNLKLVVKIAMIYKKVYRNLLDLIQEGNIGLLQALKRYDPFRGTRLPTYAAWWIKAYIIKFLLDNTRLVKIGTTNERRRILMNLNREKRELEARGITPTTKLLAQNLGVEESEILDVEQGMSGPEVSLDAPIGGEGNNLRYIDSLRAMEESVDDKIAQGEFREMLQSKFAEFEETLSERERLILKRRLIAEEPETLQQIADRYGISREAVRVAEKKLVAKLKKYMTESFQDVLQVEFNLSR, encoded by the coding sequence TTGAGAGCGAGAGAAGAGTCAGTGGACGAGACCGACGAGGAGCCGACGAGAGAGATCAAGGGATTGCTGGAGCTCAAAGTCGAGGGCCCCGAGGCAGATGCCAACAAGCTGGCCCCCTACGATCCGCTCAAACGCTATCTCTACGAAATCGGCAAGTTCAGCCCCTTGAGCCGCGAGGAGGAGCATGAACTGGCCGTGCTCTATCACAAGACCGGAGACCACCAGGCCGCCTATCGCCTGATCACGTCGAACCTGAAACTCGTCGTGAAGATCGCCATGATCTATAAAAAGGTCTACCGGAATCTCCTGGATCTCATCCAGGAAGGAAACATCGGCCTGCTGCAAGCCTTGAAACGTTACGATCCCTTTCGCGGCACGCGCCTGCCGACCTACGCCGCCTGGTGGATCAAGGCTTATATCATCAAGTTCCTTCTCGACAATACGAGGCTCGTCAAGATCGGGACGACCAACGAGCGGCGCAGAATCCTCATGAACCTCAACCGCGAGAAGCGCGAACTGGAAGCCAGGGGAATCACCCCTACAACCAAACTCCTGGCTCAGAATCTGGGCGTGGAGGAATCCGAAATCCTCGATGTCGAACAAGGCATGTCAGGCCCTGAGGTGTCGCTGGACGCTCCCATCGGTGGGGAGGGCAACAATCTGCGCTACATCGACAGCCTCCGCGCCATGGAGGAGAGCGTCGATGACAAGATCGCGCAGGGAGAGTTTCGCGAGATGCTGCAGAGCAAATTTGCGGAGTTCGAGGAGACTCTTAGCGAACGGGAACGGCTGATCTTGAAGCGGCGCCTCATTGCGGAAGAGCCCGAGACGCTGCAGCAGATTGCGGACCGTTACGGCATCTCACGCGAGGCGGTGCGAGTGGCGGAAAAAAAGCTGGTCGCCAAGCTGAAGAAGTACATGACCGAGTCCTTCCAGGACGTCCTCCAGGTCGAATTCAATCTCAGTCGCTAG
- a CDS encoding DnaJ domain-containing protein: MSKDLYKILGIPRKAEEKEIRAAYRTLAKKYHPDTGAGSSEEKFREIQIAYEILSDPARRAAYDSERSRQTPVPAPAERIWYTGRQQRARGMDPSHLDLSDIFSRSGPGSAGPRRAPTQQFNPWADWEEILRVFRRFDDFDW, translated from the coding sequence ATGAGCAAAGATCTCTATAAGATCCTCGGTATACCCCGGAAAGCGGAAGAAAAGGAAATTCGCGCCGCCTATCGGACTCTGGCAAAAAAGTATCACCCTGATACCGGCGCGGGCTCCTCGGAGGAGAAATTCCGCGAAATTCAGATTGCGTACGAGATCCTGAGCGATCCGGCCAGGCGCGCTGCTTACGACTCCGAACGCAGCCGGCAAACACCCGTGCCGGCACCGGCCGAGCGCATATGGTACACGGGCCGGCAGCAACGCGCGCGAGGCATGGACCCTTCGCATCTCGATCTGAGCGACATTTTCTCCCGCTCGGGGCCCGGATCAGCCGGCCCACGCCGCGCACCGACTCAGCAGTTCAATCCGTGGGCCGATTGGGAGGAGATTCTCCGCGTTTTCAGGCGCTTCGACGACTTCGACTGGTAA
- a CDS encoding enoyl-CoA hydratase/isomerase family protein: MSYENLIVEKRGPVALVTVNRPDKLNALNVRTREEILAAFRELAEDRGIRVVVITGAGEKAFIAGADISEFTGKTPLEEREIMQKSRAFDAMEDFPKPVIAMINGYALGGGCELAMACDIRIASAKAKLGQPEIKLGIMPGGGGTQRLPRLIGEGKALELILTGDMIDAEEALRLGLINHVVAPEQLEAKTMELANKIAEMSPVALQMAKKSVKNAARLGLVAGLEAETDLFTLCFTSEDKEEGVRAFLEKRKPAFKGR, encoded by the coding sequence ATGAGTTACGAAAACCTCATCGTCGAGAAGCGAGGCCCGGTGGCCTTGGTTACGGTGAACAGGCCGGACAAGTTGAATGCCCTCAATGTCCGGACGCGTGAGGAGATCCTGGCGGCTTTCCGGGAACTTGCCGAGGATCGGGGCATAAGAGTCGTAGTCATAACCGGAGCCGGAGAGAAGGCCTTTATCGCGGGGGCCGATATCAGCGAGTTTACCGGCAAGACCCCCCTTGAGGAGAGGGAGATCATGCAGAAGAGCAGGGCATTCGATGCGATGGAGGACTTTCCGAAGCCGGTCATCGCGATGATCAACGGCTATGCCCTGGGCGGAGGATGTGAGCTTGCCATGGCCTGCGACATCCGCATAGCATCGGCCAAGGCAAAGCTCGGGCAACCCGAGATCAAGCTCGGCATTATGCCCGGCGGTGGCGGCACGCAACGCCTGCCTCGTCTCATCGGGGAAGGGAAGGCGCTGGAGCTCATCCTCACCGGCGACATGATTGACGCGGAAGAGGCACTGCGCCTCGGACTGATCAATCATGTGGTCGCGCCCGAGCAACTCGAAGCTAAGACCATGGAGCTGGCAAACAAGATTGCGGAAATGAGCCCTGTCGCACTGCAGATGGCCAAAAAGTCGGTCAAGAATGCGGCCCGGCTGGGTCTCGTCGCCGGGCTGGAAGCGGAAACCGATCTCTTCACCCTTTGCTTCACCAGCGAGGATAAGGAAGAAGGCGTGCGCGCGTTCCTCGAAAAGCGCAAGCCGGCGTTTAAAGGGCGGTAA